The window GTTGATGAGGcgaaaaagcattaaaaaaagccCAAAATGAAAATTTAATCTATTGTATATTTATAATATACAATATAATATATTTCAAACTCTcatcttctgttttatttggtCTTGTTTTGGTGACACATCGGGTGCTAATTTTTGATAATTGTAttttaaagatacaatttaagcTAGCAGAATCctcgtgtctctgtgtgtacgCAAGGCCGTTCTGCATACCTGCAGATAGTGCTGGGCAATATGGAAAAAAtgtttatcacgatatgaattcttttatatcacgataacgagatatatcacgatataccacctgacctgtggtcatctggaaagtatgcagtctgtaaacagcgagtggagagggtgcagtctttgtttggagttactgtaaagcatgtcgcaaatccgggtgcacgtaaagcaccatgtcgcaaaaccacaagacggagtttctttgcgaaaaatatcattttttttatattttattttctcttgcataaagttaagagcatgtatagtgagaagacaacactaatatatttgccacaggctatttaacccttagcccaaattttaataatatgtatgcattaagtccatagaaactacataaattgcaaaaaagtgcaataaactacaaaaaaattgaatttttttcttttttttacatatatttctagttagagaaatttaagaggcttatccctcaaaactgtaaatacaagaaagttgcacaaaatagtttccaaccacgagaaatttactttgagtgtgttcatgttttatgtttgagatacactaatttttatatactacaggaaaacttaaaataaatattataatgcaaatttgcaaaaaaaaccagcatgtgcatcaaaataaattatttccaacagtgtaatttgacttttaagcatcccagaaacgatacagaaaagcataaagtcaaacatgaattttaaaaacaccaacataggctttgaaggtaaaaaaaacaaacctacattttccgcgaaaatgacgtcacttccggtttcggacaggtagtggcggacatgcgatagttcgcgctgacttatattccaacgtaggaagtgttatgaacagctgatcggatcggcaaagcgtttttgttgctggaagtgctttttatgcaatttttgcaaagccgtatgtggaaggaaaccgtgacctagggcaagctaatggaataagatgtaagtacaactcctccagtttcatatgcaaaaaaaaaaaaaaaaattattgcgctaccttacgtggttccagttctacagggatttaaaaatagttaggcaaaacggagtgtgcctgctccgaccggttgtaaagggttaattatatattttatgtaataatttataaaattagggatagaaacgatagaagacaaatggcacgatagacacttttctatcgtccacacgatatatatcgtcatatcgcccagcactacctgCAGACTAAGAAAATAGTGAATTCAGGATTTTGTATAGAATATTTACCtgaactttttgtttttgtttttatcatgcTTTAAGTTTGCATGAGCAAGCTTGTACTTTTGTGGACTTAGTTTTCTGCTAAGGCTAGCAAacttggttagcaagctgcattCACAAACTATAGCTGAAGCTCACATGCCTGCTAATTAGTGCAAAGTCAAGtactaataaaatattagaaacaCTCAAATCCTGGAGCACAGACTTCCTGGATGTCTGTTCCACACTTCAGGCTAGATTTCACTGCCAGATTCCAGATAGTGAAAGTTGGACTCGGCAGATAATGGCCTTTAACATGTGTTGCTAACTTTTACCATTTagggaaggggaaaaaagtctAAATgcaggttttttgttgttttgttttttgttttaaaccaggTTGTAACCTATTGCATAACAAAAGAGCCAGTCGTAAGTGGACTTTACACTTTAGAGGACCTGCAGTTTGTGGCACGtggcatttttattttccagactctgtctgtggctctcttctttgttctgccattcatttattctttttctttgagcCTAGTACAGAGGGTttgggggttttgttttgtttttttcctccccactcaaactaaaataacaaaaccGAGGATTGTCTTCACATAGTTTGCCCAACATTGGTTCCAGCGTTACTCACACAACTGTCAGCACTGTTTGTGGCACATGCAGTGTTTGCCACATCTCAGGCTGTGGTTTGTTATCATGTTAAGTTGCAAGTTTGTGAAATAtgttgctgaaaaatgaaactcgCCTTTTCTAAAATGCAatgcattaatttttttttattgcatgaaACTGAAACTTAACCAAAACTACTTGTAAgtgcaaagatttattttttagcgatgagtttctttaattttctgttttcttgcaGACAGTGGAGGCATGCTGGACAGACCCTGCACGCTGACTGGCAGTCCAGAGAACATAGAGTAAGTCTCACATTAACTTTGACAGATTAACTGGAACTCCACATGTCATTAGGAAAGTGTGCCCTTTTGTCATTCAGGGCATGAACTCCAGTCTCTTTTCATTTGAAGTGCTGATCAGTCAATGAATCACCTGAGCTCATCTTTCACAAATGCAAGGCGTTTTCTTTGGGGGTGGTTGTGCAGGTTGTAGTGACAAATCCCTTTTCTTGCTCTTGGCTCCATCCCTCCAGGCAGGCAAAGAGGCTTCTGTGCGAGATTATCGAGCAGTGTAGGTATGGTCCAGGCTTCCACAATGAGATGGACGGCAACAGTTCCATTCAGCAGATCCTGATCCCTGCAAACAAAGTTGGCCTGGTGATTGGAAAAGGAGGAGAGACCATTAAACAACTGCAGGTCCGCGAGTAGGCTACACTGATAACACATGCACTACAGTAAAAATGAACCATGGTGATGACCTAATTTTTGAACTTCATATTATTGCAACATTTTGCATACAGATTGTAGGACTATAAAGATTGCAAATGGTGAGAATGGGTTTGGTGTTTAACAACTGTTGGAAGTTTCGGGGGACACGTCACAGCCCTGTTGCACCGGATTAAACTTTTATATTTTAGAAGGTGGTTTCGGTGTTTCATGTTAGTCTGTTTGAATCACGTGACTGTAATTAGGAATATGCCTTGAAGTGGTAACTGTCTGCTTTATCTGAGAGAGTTCTGCGAAAATGACACTAAAAACACAAAGCCATCCTCTAAAAGAGGTCTGAGAAAGAAGGAAGCAGCTCTAGTTCTAAATTATCCACTGACTAACAAACTGCATCTTTAGAACAGATCAAATTAAGGTGGTCAAGTTGAAATTGATTTCTTTAGACTAGTTCTTTTGGGACAAACTTAAGGTTTGTGTGATTCTTCACCGAGCATTTAGGAATGAGTAAAGTGTTTGACCTGTCCAGTAGAAACTGAcccaaactgaaatcagctgcacTCTGTTTTAAGCATTAATCACTGGAGTCAGAATAAAATTGTAACAATTGGAGGCCCCTTTTCAAGGGACCTGTTTCAGTACCAGTGTGTGTTTTGAGCCTTGTTGTCAAATGCAgtggtctgattggtcagatatCTTTATTCACATGTAAACAAAAAGCAAGCTTGACTCAAAACTAAAAGCCACAAATTTGTCCTGCGAAAGTACATGGTTGGTGTGAACGGCTGCATTCagaatagttttgtttttgtttggggtttttttttttttttttttttttttttttttggtttttttaacaacaaaaaaaacatcctgtTCTTTGAGATGTGCTAGAATCTCCTCCTTTTTGGAGCGAGTAGTATTTTGGGCCCCAGATAACTCTTTGGTGgttgtttcttcttctgtctgatTGTACCCCTGCAGGAGAGAACAGGAGTGCAGATGATAATGATTCAGGATGACCCCATGCCCACTGGAGCAGACAAGCCCCTGAGAATCACTGGGGATCCCCACAAAGTGCAGGTCAGTCTTAGAAGTGCTCAGTGTGTGCCACTATCTGTCCTGTTTTACACtcaattttacacattttatgCCTTCAGCCTTCGActcaaacattttatttcaaaactttttctttttttgaggaGCGGGTCAGTCCGACTTGGCTTTGTTTCACATGCAGGATTGTTTACCCAGTATTTGAATTTTCTTCTTAGCAAGCCCGTGAACTTGTGGTGAAGCTCATCCGGGACAAAGACCAAGGGGACTACAGAGCTGGCAGGGCAGATTTTGGCTCCAAAATGGGTGGAAGCAGTCTGGACGTGAGAGcctttttctctgcttttcaGCTTCGGGACAGGCAGCTAAATTTGTTCAGAGTACATTTAAgctttctttattttcctttctttctgtcaACATAGGTGGTTGTGCCTAGATTTGCTGTTGGCATCATCATTGGCAGGAATGGCGAGATGATCAAGAAGATTCAGAATGATGCTGGGGTCAGGATCCAGTTCAAGCAAGGTAAAGAGGATTGAACAAGGCCTCATTTTGGCCATTTTCTGCCTAATACGATTGGGTCTAGATTAATTACATCACATACAAGGGAGTAGCTGATGTGCATCTCtggtattttaatatttaagctGTCGTAAAATAAGACAATGCACAAATGGTGACGGTGGTGAGaaattaaagtgtttttttagcAAAGTGCTGTCATCATTTGTAGTTAATGTACTAACTGTAGAGTAAGAGGTCAAGGAAGCCCTTAAAATCTGACGTGAACGACACACAAAATATGGATTTAGTACAACCACAGGCTCTCGAGTGTCTTTCCAAGTGCTTGCAATCAAATTTTTGTACTTTACAAATGTAAAATTATTATAATAAAGTGTTAAACTTGTACATTTTGGTCCTTATCAGCCTACCTGCAAGTAAAAGATGACACAATTATAGTTGTAGTGGTGATGTACTTTACAATCAGTCACAgaaaagctttttctgaattAGCCCAGCTCTCAGTAGCTGTTCATTCAGaagttactgttttgtttgacaTCTGTCTCCTGGAGTGCGTGCATAGTTGGTGCATTTTCATGTAAATTCTCTGGAGACGTGTCCACGCAGTCAGGTAAAAAACAGGCAGCCACTAAAGTTGGAAACATATCACCtatatttttcttaatttaaattcagaaaagtgtataaagtctTCATGTAGTTTAAGCTTCTCTAAAATAACTTTTCCTCCCTTGAATGTCGTTGTTCAGATGACGGTATCAGCCCTGACCGTGTAGCTCAGGTGATGGGACAGCCCGACCACTGTCATCATGCGGTCCACCTCATCAATGAACTCGTTCAGACAGCTCAGGTATGTGCTTCTTAGTCCCCATGTATTTGCATCTGTTCATGCAAAGTtggctttaaatatttaattagaCAATTTGtttatgaataaataatttttaaaggAAATTTGGAGACCACCAAAAAAAATGTCCATCAGAGCAATCGCTCATATGCAGGgatgtctttttttcctgacCTCCAACAATCTGTCAAGTTCTTTTGTGTCTTTATTATAATGACCTTTCTCCTGTCTCCTCCTGACAGGAGCGAGATGGATTTGGCGGCGTAATGGGACGTCGAGGGCGAGGTGACTGTAACATGGGAGGGTCTGGAGGTCTGCAAGAGATGACATATGCAGTACCAGCTGATAAGTGTGGCCTGGTGATTGGCAAAGGTAAGGAAAATGTTTTGGAGATATTTAAACACAgatacagtttttttcttttaaatatcacTAACACTTAAGCACAAGATGCtgtttgttgtatttgtttGAGCTGATGTTGCATAAGCCTGATTAAAATGAGCAGAATTGATAAGAGTATCCAGCTCAGCAGATTGCAGTTTCCATTTTAATAACTGCCGTTTGGTGTCCTGCCTCTGAGAGAGACTGATGAGGagaggagggggtgagtgaccACCCTCCTATTCTCCCTCCAGGGCTCATGTATACAGCACAAGTGGCATTCATTGGCTTCACTAAGGGCTTAATGACGGGGATAATGCGTGTAATGTGACATTAATTGTTAAAGGTGCATAATAACAGCCCTCAATCATGTGGAAGGCTGCCTGGCATCTAATGAGGGTCTTTCAGCCCAATAGAGTGCAGCGAGGGAATGAATAGGAGGAATTAGCTTATTGGCTATTCATGCCCACTCTATTGCCAGCTATTTAAAAGTCATTGACCATTGCATTGGaaggagctgtgtgtgtgtgtgtgtgttgtatgcTAGGATGGATGCTGccttagagtgtgtgtgtgtgtgtgtgtgtgtgtgtgtgtgtctgtgtggggaAGGGCGGGTCAAAGGGGGCCTCTTTACCTAAGATAAAAACATGGCAATAGAAATGTCAAGTGGCTTTTGTGCATGTAGTGGGGCGAGGGAAACAAATAAACCTGGGCGTTGCGTCCCCCTCTCTGTGCATTAGCATATGAAGTGGGCCAATATGGTGGAGATGGCGGTGGGTCTGGGTGCTGTCAGGCATCCCTTAAAGGATGCAGTGATTAATATCTTTACGATGCCATATGCAGCTCATTGCCCCTCTGTTCTGACCTCATACACACCGCCACACCGAGCTTGATGAATCAAGCCACCCACCAACCTACTCAGACTTTACCAGAGCCGTGAAGTTGGTGCAAAACGCATAACCAGCATCACAAAGTATATATCAGTATATCCGTACAGTTGCCGTAGTACATCTGTATATTTGCTTAACTTATCTGTATATAATTGCTCTTATTTGCACTTCTGATTAGATGCAAACTGTATTTCGTTACCCTGTATTTATACAtgtgtaatgacaataaagttgaatcctAATCCGAAAGTTACACCGCACAAGTTTTAACCTGAAACATCTAAACCCAAAGTGGGCTGCTACCTTTGCTACTGGCTAAAATTAACATTTGTGTAGGAATTTTTGTTATTCATCATAATTTCAAccacttgttgttttttttggggggggggggggttaatgaTTTAAGCTTTTAATTATGTGATTTTTGATATGGGGTTGTTTTGCTAATTTAAGCTGAGtgagtaaatatttaaaagggGCCTGTGACTTTTTCAGCTCTTCTTGTCAAAGAGACAAAAATAAACTACCAATAAGTACATCTGAGACTTAATAAAatgtttagggtttttttttttttgttagtttttttggctttctggGGGGGTATTTGGGTTTACACTGTTTATATACTGAATTGTTCGCACTTTTAGtcctttttttattgatttaattttaaatctCATTAGTGACAGACTGCTGAGAGCACGAAGGCTcgtttttatttgctttgtttttgttttctatttaattttttacatttattttatcacTTCTAGTGTAAGTTTTTGAACTAACCAATGAGATATTAAAATAAGATGTGATCTCTAATTGTTTAGgaatctaaaaaagaaaataatcttaaaaaaacTCAAAACTTCAGATGACTTATTTTGTAAAAggtgttaaatatatataaacagtCTTCCCTTGGAGATTAATGTATTTAAAGGTATTTGAATGGGGCTACAGGTTTGTCTGTTTCCCCTGCTCTCCCAGTGGAGCAGAGACTTTCACtgtttaaaagtaaataaataaaatttttaccTCAGCTGCATTTAGTTTGTTATTAGGCTGGGGTTTCAGTCTCTGcagtatttcattttatttggcCTTCTTGGACAACAAGTCAAATGGTGCATTGGTGTTTATCCCATGAATACCcatccttatttttttttttttaaaagtgggaaAGTACTTGCATTCAGTTCAgcaaatatacatttctattCGTATTTTAgaagttttatttattccacTTTTTCAGCTATAACACCCCGCTGTAATTTCATATAAAGCTGAATTCAGCGACATTAGAAACATCGTTGCCCGTTCTGCTAATTCTACTTTCCCTTAATGCCACTGGAAGTTTTATTTTCCCCACCAGCAGCTAACCAGTCCCTTGGCTTCGCCCTGAATGCCGTCACCAGTTGCACTTTTGTCTCCCCCTCCTTTTCTCCACCTCGCTAAACCAGTCTCATTAATAAAGCCTGTATTATCTGTCCTCACTACAGTCCATGAAATGAATAGTCGGGGTCTTCATTGCTCTCTGCTGTCTGACTAGAAGAGCTCATAATGGCTTCATTAAGGCAGAAGTTTCATTTGGTTGACAATGGGTTAATGGCCCATGTGCAGTCTTTTGGCAGCAAGGAATAAGGCTACCGGAGGAGGAGAGGTTTTTGATGAGCGCTTTCATTCGGAGGTCAGCCAGGGTCATCAGAGTGTCAGCCACAAGTGAACAAATATGTAATTGATGTTGGGACAGCCCCAGTGTCCCCCCGGGAAGCACCCTcggagacccccccccccccccccccacctctcATCACAGAGGACAACACCGAGTCAAGAATGAAAGGGGGTAAAAGAGACAAACGATATCCCAGAAGGAGGATACGCTTCAATTTTGGCCCCTTTTCTCCTGCCAGCTATGTTTCATTTCTCCCTGCTGGTGTAATTGCTCTCCCCACACGTCGGGAAGCTGGCATCCGATGCAGAGGAGGGGCTGTCGTGCAGGAGATGTCTTCCTTTGTTTCCTGATTTGCATGGATGTTACAAGAGAATGGTAGATAAGTGGTGAGACACATGCCGTATTTTTCTTAAGGTAGCAGTCTTAGATTTGGTCAGAAGAGAAAGTTGGCCCAGTGCTCGCTCCATGTGTTGTGGAGCAAAGCACCGAGTCAGACCTCAGAAGAGAGGTTACGATGACTTCGATCTTCATGCAAACCCTGTAAGACAAACTTGATGATCTCATATTGAATGACCAGAAAGTGTAGTGAGCGACAACTGTTTCCTTCTCTCATTGCTTTAGTTTTGATGAAGTCACACACAGATGTCATTTCCTTCACTTATCAGGTAGAAAtctaatttaaagtaaagacCTTTACATGCCAGCTGCGTAAAATCTGTGCAAATAGTTCATGCGTTAGAAATATTTTTCAGACTCacctttgtttattttgttttttgatacAGCCGTgcacactatttttttttatttttttattatttatttatttttttggattttattttttatcatatcTGAATAAACCAATCAGATCATTACACTAAAATAATACAGCTTTACGTGTACAAAAGCCGTCGTGATACAGCTCCAACACTCTGATGAAACCACCCTCTTGTTCAGAAACAACAGGACCAGCTCATCATCGCTTGGTCTCATCttgtttttaactgctttttatttttatttcttttagttttttaagGGGAAATTTCTCACAAAAAACACTCTgcgttctgtgtgtgtgtgtgtgtgtgtgtgtgtggataacacAGCAAGTTTGAATCTGAAAATTCTGAATTTTGTGAGTTGGGTGTGTAGCGGCTTTTAGACTCTTGGCCTTAGAAAGATGGTAGGATGCATAGATGGAGTCATAAATAGAAAGAAGAGGGGAAGCTGTTATTTATGGTTTTTACAAATTCAGTCATGCAGAACTAGCGGTATATGAAAGCCAATCGTTAGGAAGGGCTGTGGACATCAGTGATAGCAGCAGCATGGAGAGTACAGTGGTAGTGAAACCTAAAGTGGATTACAGCTCCTGTAAATATTAGTCGGGTGCATTCATAAGGAGATCAACAATTAATAAAACTGAGACGTTATTAAAATCGTTTCCTTGTCTGgagcttctttcagctgctcctgtaTTCACAAAGGGTTGTCACAACGGAGGATGAAGGCTCTTCTTGACATAACTCTCTCAAGGATTTGTTCCTCCTCTTGGTCTAGAGCGAGGGCTCTTTTAACATGTTAGGCGAATGTGTTAACCACTGTGCTAAACGCATAACCTTGTTCCCAATTAGCTGTAAGCTTTTCACTGCTTTATTATGATAAACTCTGACCAGTACTGATAGTTGAGCACTTCAGATCTTGGGGAGTTTACTTGGAGATTAGATCTGGAGTCATCCAAACCCACCTCAGCCCACAAGTGTGGGCAGGAAAAAGAATGTTTGGCGTTAGTGCTAAATGCACTAATGTTGTTTGAAAAATGTGTGCAAGCTGCATATGGAAAttgagtgtgtttttgttttgttttttcaggtgGAGAAACCATCAAGAACATCAAAGAGCAGTCTCGTGCCCACGTGGAGCTGCAGAGAAACCCGCCGCCCAACACCGACCCCAACGTGCGCATCTTCTCCATCCGAGGCACCCCTCAGCAGATGGAAAAGGCCCGCCAGCTGATCAATGAGAGAATTGGGGTAGGTGGTCTAGCTCCAGCCCCCCACAATACTCCCTCCCCAAAATGTCCATTGTCTGGTCTGATATTCATGAGCGCACATGTCAAAGCGGGGAGCTTCTCGGTTGAGCTAGGCTGCTCTGGTCCTGGTGGCCAGCAGGATGTCACCAGAGGTTAAACATGAAGAATCCATCAAATGGACTTAATGGAGTGCATCAGCGCTCGGCCCTGCCCTCTGACCTTGCCTGTTGGCTCCTTTTAAACACAAGTGTGGTCTCCTCTCTTTATCTTGTCCAGGGCCCAGGAATCGGGGGGAACAGCACCTTCGGTATGAATCCCTACAACCAAGGACCAACCACTCCCCCGCAACAGTAAGGGTCCATTTCTCTCCTCCTCACAGCACATTTTAATACATACTTGTGTGAATATAGATGTTCAGCAGATGCCGTTTAAACTCACGATTGCATTCTCCTGTTTGAAGTGGGCCTCAGACGTTCATGACTGGAGGATGGGGGACAACTTTTCAGATTTGGCAACCCCAAGGACAACAGGATAACGGTGAGTAATTTCACCAAGAATGTGCTTCTTTATCTAAACGAATACTGTGATGTACCTTAAGTTGTTTTATTAGCTataaatttgaaaacggcgACCAAAAGCTCGGCAGCAGAGCACAACTAGCTCTGTTCTCAGTCTTTGGCAGCTTTCCCGGCGGTTATCCACGTGTTTCTTGCACCGACGTGTTTTACATTTGCTGTCGGTGGAAATCATCAGAAAGCAGCATTGCAGATGGAAAAGCAGAAAAGTAAAATCCAGTCTCAGTAACTCTGGCGGCATTATCTGTGTCTGGTTTCAGGTCACAATGGATCCCAGACGGGCCAGATGGACTGGGAGCAGTATTACAAAAAGTTAGGCAAGTGTCACTCAGGAACAAAAGAACATTTATCCTTTAGCTCTTTGTTTTACTCTTTCAAGACTGAAGTTGAATCTCATCTGTGCACATTGATCTTTATTCACACaagcctgattttttttttttttgtttttttttgtttttttgttttttttttgttaaagaagAGAAAGTCAGTGGAgtagaaaataaaaattctgcTCGTTATAGGTCAGCAAACCCAGGCCCAGAGTACTGTTCCTGAATACAACAAAGGATGGGGTATGTAGTTTTACTGTGTTGTTTTGGGAGTGCAGTAGATACGGATTTAAGCATATGCTCAATTCCTGcatttgtttcttcttcacctAATTTGTTTTTCCCCTCCTTCTGTTCAGGCCAGGCGGCTAGTCCTGGATCTCAGCAGACCTCCAATCCTGACTACAGCACCTGGGTTGACGTCTACAGACAGCCGATGGCCTTCTTCAGCCAGGGCGCTCAGACGCAAGCCCCGGGTCTTCAGGTGAGGTTGGACTCAAATGTACAGATGTTGAAGGATCGGCCT is drawn from Pelmatolapia mariae isolate MD_Pm_ZW linkage group LG7, Pm_UMD_F_2, whole genome shotgun sequence and contains these coding sequences:
- the fubp3 gene encoding far upstream element-binding protein 3, producing MMMMAELVQGQASVAQPGTKDDFADTIRRVRQMTAKMGGDQMPNMNSSSPVLDPSMYGFGGQKRSLDNGVGNHLSAMVHQRAFTTEDFKVPDKMVGFIIGKGGEQISRIQQESGCKIQIASDSGGMLDRPCTLTGSPENIEQAKRLLCEIIEQCRYGPGFHNEMDGNSSIQQILIPANKVGLVIGKGGETIKQLQERTGVQMIMIQDDPMPTGADKPLRITGDPHKVQQARELVVKLIRDKDQGDYRAGRADFGSKMGGSSLDVVVPRFAVGIIIGRNGEMIKKIQNDAGVRIQFKQDDGISPDRVAQVMGQPDHCHHAVHLINELVQTAQERDGFGGVMGRRGRGDCNMGGSGGLQEMTYAVPADKCGLVIGKGGETIKNIKEQSRAHVELQRNPPPNTDPNVRIFSIRGTPQQMEKARQLINERIGGPGIGGNSTFGMNPYNQGPTTPPQHGPQTFMTGGWGTTFQIWQPQGQQDNGHNGSQTGQMDWEQYYKKLGQQTQAQSTVPEYNKGWGQAASPGSQQTSNPDYSTWVDVYRQPMAFFSQGAQTQAPGLQDH